One window of Aspergillus oryzae RIB40 DNA, chromosome 3 genomic DNA carries:
- a CDS encoding nucleobase cation symporter-1 family protein (uridine permease/thiamine transporter/allantoin transport): MLEESLRRTWWELVFSEGILSGLYRHQRFTRATYFSDVLLPCEETDYENLTIPDPSNLVSLTQFDKRIFNPNSVEFSSYSYRIEAVRIFVNVLTLTEPDSNMRPSQVHAWRNRDLIPLPPDRTTWSSWDFLYLWSTVFFTTFGWQITSSLLGLGLNVWQSILCNIITKFLQTAVVFCVAWPGGVWHIGFTVNSRSVFGMWGSYVPVILRIFLCIIWYGVQAFTGGQLVAIILSTIFSGYHHMENTLPESAHMTTKQFVGYVIFNIISLGLLWVPPDKLKKPFKLIAAINLLVILGLAIGLIAGARGGSLGTLQTSQRTDNLGWTFIHGFAVVFSGNAVGMASHSDFSRFARRPGAQVKGQLFSFLISGNVVPILGIFGTAAAAKMYGDVNELGLWNPPNILQMWLDNQYHNKAMRAAAFFVAFGLTSSIMAMNSIENGVSGGMDIAGLYPRYFNIRRGSYLLAAISVVINPWQIIANGAIFTNTLNSFGVILFPLMGTMVADYYVVRKQKLKLSDLYRADASSIYWFEGGFNWRAFTAWLVGFAPSVPGLAALNPHNTGIPIGLTYTFYLWPIAGFFASFVLHAGLCYLSPPAGIGKVDEQEFHDPMYSERSDEMQSQTITAMEKGQHR; the protein is encoded by the exons ATGCTCGAAGAGAGTCTGCGACGGACATGGTGGGAGCTGGTCTTCAGTGAAGGCATACTATCGGGTCTGTACCGACACCAGCGATTCACACGCGCCACATACTTCTCCGACGTCCTCCTACCCTGCGAGGAGACCGACTATGAGAACCTCACCATCCCGGACCCATCCAACCTCGTGTCACTAACCCAATTCGACAAGCGAatcttcaaccccaacaGTGTCGAATTCTCCTCGTACTCATATCGCATCGAGGCCGTCCGCATCTTCGTCAACGTGCTCACCCTCACGGAACCCGACTCCAACATGCGCCCGTCGCAAGTCCACGCC TGGAGGAATCGAGATCTGATCCCCTTGCCTCCAG ATCGCACAACCTGGTCCAGCTGGGACTTCCTCTATCTATGGAGCaccgtcttcttcaccacATTCGGCTGGCAAATCACTTCCTCGCTCCTGGGCCTTGGTTTGAATGTCTGGCAATCCATTCTCTGCAACATCATTACGAAATTCCTCCAGACGGCCGTGGTGTTCTGTGTTGCATGGCCCGGTGGAGTCTGGCACATTGGCTTCACGGTTAACTCTCGCTCCGTGTTTGGAATGTGGGGATCGTATGTGCCAGTCATTCTCCGTATTTTCCTCTGCATTATTTGGTATGGCGTCCAGGCATTTACGGGCGGCCAGCTGGTGGCGATTATCCTGTCGacgatcttctccggctATCATCATATGGAGAACACACTGCCAGAGTCGGCGCATATGACCACCAAGCAGTTTGTAGGAtatgtcatcttcaatatca TCTCGCTCGGCCTCCTGTGGGTCCCCCCAgacaagctgaagaagcccttcaagctcatcgccgctatcaatctcctcgtcaTTCTGGGACTCGCGATCGGTCTCATCGCCGGAGCCCGAGGTGGCTCCCTGGGTACCCTCCAAACATCCCAGCGAACCGACAATTTGGGATGGACCTTCATCCACGGTTTCGCCGTCGTGTTCTCCGGCAACGCAGTCGGAATGGCGAGTCACAGCGATTTCTCACGTTTCGCCCGACGACCAGGGGCCCAAGTCAAAGGACAGCTCTTCTCATTCCTGATCTCCGGAAACGTCGTGCCCATCTTGGGAATTTTCGGCACTGCAGCTGCCGCGAAAATGTATGGCGACGTGAACGAACTGGGTCTGTGGAATCCGCCGAATATCCTGCAAATGTGGCTGGACAACCAGTACCATAATAAGGCCATGCGAGCCGCGGCGTTCTTCGTCGCCTTCGGCTTAACATCCAGTATCATGGCCATGAACTCCATCGAGAACGGTGTTTCGGGCGGCATGGACATCGCCGGACTCTATCCCCGGTACTTCAACATCCGTCGTGGATCGTATCTGCTGGCTGCGATCTCCGTGGTGATCAACCCGTGGCAGATTATCGCCAATGGAGCCATTTTCACCAACACTCTGAACAGCTTCGGAG tcatcctcttccccctcatGGGCACCATGGTCGCCGACTACTACGTCGTCCGCAAGCAAAAGCTCAAGCTATCCGACCTCTACCGCGCAGACGCAAGTAGCATCTATTGGTTCGAGGGCGGCTTCAACTGGCGTGCCTTCACGGCCTGGCTGGTCGGATTCGCACCCAGTGTTCCTGGTCTCGCCGCATTAAACCCCCATAACACGGGAATCCCGATCGGCTTGACGTATACATTCTACCTGTGGCCCATTGCGGGATTCTTCGCGTCGTTCGTGCTTCATGCTGGTCTGTGCTATCTCAGTCCCCCGGCGGGTATTGGGAAAGTGGATGAGCAGGAATTTCATGACCCGATGTATAGTGAGCGGTCGGATGAGATGCAGAGCCAGACCATCACCGCGATGGAGAAGGGTCAACATCGGTAG
- a CDS encoding peroxidase family protein (predicted protein), translating to MKLLLLTLSAALASALSQDIPWSPPGPGDVRSPCPVLNALANHNILQHDGKDITQQDTISAMDALHVDEELSNTLFAAALKTNLTPNATTFSLDDLDHHNIIEHDGSLSRGDFYFGDNHSFNQTLFDQVKSYWTEPLIDLHLGAKARLAGVNRSKATNPTFDLSGFRLRFSYAQTATYILVFGDKVSGTVNKTWIEYLFEKERLPVELGWEKQETPISTSDLDSMIERVMQATKEIENSQEM from the exons ATGAAGCTGTTGCTACTGACGCTATCTGCTGCACTTGCGAGCGCGTTATCCCAGGACATACCTTGGTCGCCGCCTGGACCTGGCGATG TGCGCAGCCCATGCCCCGTGCTAAATGCACTCGCCAACCATAACATCCTCCAACAcgatggaaaggatattaCACAGCAAGATACAATCAGCGCAATGGACGCTCTACACGTGGACGAAGAACTTTCCAACACACTGTTCGCAGCGGCACTGAAGACGAACCTAACACCCAACGCCACCACCTTTTCTCTTGACGATTTGGATCATCACAACATCATAGAGCATGATGGTAGTCTGAG CCGCGGTGACTTCTACTTCGGCGACAACCATTCCTTTAACCAGACCCTCTTTGACCAAGTGAAGTCTTATTGGACCGAACCCTTGATCGATCTGCATTTAGGAGCGAAAGCCCGGCTAGCAGGGGTAAACAGGTCCAAGGCTACCAACCCAACATTTGACCTCTCCGGGTTCCGTCTTCGATTCAGCTATGCACAAACAGCTACTTATATCCTTGTATTCGGAGACAAGGTCTCGGGAACTGTTAACAAAACTTGGATTGAATATCTGTTCG aaaaagaacggCTCCCGGTCGAGCTTGGGTGGGAAAAGCAGGAAACCCCCATATCGACATCCGACCTTGATAGTATGATCGAGAGAGTTATGCAAGCTACcaaagaaattgaaaacTCGCAGGAGATGTGA